From Algoriphagus sp. NG3, the proteins below share one genomic window:
- a CDS encoding pseudouridine synthase: MARYYIIYKPFGVLCQFSGEGQTLASLFDFPKEVYPVGRLDKDSEGLLIITDDKSLNHHLLNPRFGHQRTYYAQVEGTPEAASLKELMQGVVINVDGRDYKTKPAIAKVLDPAPSLPDRNPPIRYRASIPDTWISLTLIEGKNRQVRKMTAAIGHPTLRLVRWSMEKLTISGFKVGEVQEIDEQTIYHKLGLTGFKKTVLNKPRHN; this comes from the coding sequence GTGGCCAGATACTATATCATTTACAAGCCCTTTGGGGTTTTATGTCAATTTTCGGGAGAGGGGCAGACGCTTGCCTCTCTTTTTGATTTTCCAAAGGAGGTCTATCCTGTAGGAAGGCTGGACAAGGACTCTGAGGGTCTTCTGATAATCACCGATGACAAATCACTAAATCATCATTTATTGAATCCCCGGTTTGGACACCAGCGCACCTATTATGCGCAGGTCGAAGGAACGCCCGAAGCTGCTTCTTTGAAAGAGCTGATGCAGGGGGTAGTCATCAACGTGGATGGGCGGGATTATAAAACCAAACCTGCAATTGCAAAAGTTTTGGATCCTGCCCCTTCACTTCCGGACCGCAATCCCCCGATACGATATAGGGCATCTATTCCGGACACTTGGATTTCTTTGACCCTGATCGAAGGAAAAAACAGGCAGGTGCGGAAGATGACTGCGGCTATAGGCCATCCTACCCTTCGACTGGTGCGTTGGTCTATGGAGAAGCTGACAATTAGTGGCTTTAAAGTCGGAGAAGTGCAGGAGATCGATGAGCAAACGATATATCACAAGCTCGGACTCACTGGGTTTAAAAAGACTGTCTTGAATAAGCCGAGACATAATTGA
- a CDS encoding amidohydrolase: MPASDLVKLRQHLHQNPELAGEEVTTAKEILVFFKALRPDHIIQNLGGNGLAFVFEGEKPGNRSLFRAELDALPIQETGNPTYKSQTEGKAHLCGHDGHMAIICGLGEKLAAQRPKNGEVVLLFQPAEETGEGARWILDDPEFHQIKPVFAFALHNLPGFPLHQAVIRKGTFAAGSTGLTITLTGKTSHAAHPDAGINPAQAIAQLIQALPKLTENLQAFALVTVIHAEIGSLAFGTSAGKGSLSLTIRAFDQGDLDSLIETITEKAKRIAFAEKLDMDFKFVESFAVSHNDPKAAEIAENVLESMNIDLFEKPEPFRWSEDFGLFSQSCPAYLFGLGAGENSPQLHEPTYDFPDELIETGVKIFEGIVRKVNG; this comes from the coding sequence ATGCCTGCCTCAGACCTTGTAAAATTACGCCAACATCTCCATCAAAATCCTGAACTAGCAGGTGAGGAAGTCACTACAGCTAAAGAAATTTTAGTTTTTTTTAAAGCTCTCAGGCCGGATCACATCATACAGAATTTAGGGGGAAATGGGCTTGCGTTTGTTTTTGAAGGAGAAAAACCGGGAAATCGAAGTCTGTTCAGAGCAGAGCTGGATGCCCTTCCCATACAGGAAACAGGAAATCCTACCTACAAAAGCCAAACCGAAGGCAAAGCCCATCTCTGTGGACACGACGGCCATATGGCGATTATCTGTGGACTTGGAGAAAAACTAGCTGCCCAAAGACCTAAAAATGGAGAGGTAGTACTGCTGTTCCAGCCTGCTGAAGAAACAGGAGAAGGTGCCAGATGGATTTTGGACGATCCGGAATTCCATCAGATCAAGCCTGTTTTTGCTTTTGCCTTACATAATCTACCTGGCTTTCCCTTACACCAAGCAGTTATTCGTAAAGGCACCTTCGCTGCGGGAAGTACTGGTCTTACCATCACACTAACAGGTAAAACCTCACATGCGGCGCATCCCGACGCAGGAATCAACCCTGCCCAGGCAATTGCGCAATTGATCCAAGCTCTTCCCAAGCTTACTGAAAACCTGCAAGCTTTCGCCTTGGTGACGGTGATTCATGCTGAAATTGGAAGCTTGGCTTTTGGGACAAGTGCCGGAAAAGGAAGTTTGAGTCTGACCATAAGGGCATTCGATCAGGGGGATCTTGATAGCCTCATAGAGACAATCACAGAGAAAGCCAAAAGAATCGCTTTTGCCGAAAAACTGGATATGGATTTCAAATTTGTGGAATCATTTGCCGTTTCCCACAATGATCCTAAGGCCGCTGAAATAGCGGAAAATGTATTGGAAAGCATGAATATAGATCTCTTTGAAAAGCCGGAACCTTTCCGCTGGTCGGAAGACTTCGGCTTGTTCAGTCAATCCTGCCCTGCCTATTTATTTGGATTAGGTGCGGGAGAAAACAGTCCCCAGCTTCACGAGCCTACTTATGACTTTCCTGATGAACTGATAGAAACCGGGGTTAAAATTTTTGAGGGGATTGTCAGAAAAGTCAACGGATGA
- a CDS encoding NIPSNAP family protein, with protein sequence MKAKKLFSLCAIAVAFVMSTNLMAQKRDFYELRTYHIENAEQEAMLDDYLANAFIPAAHKHGIAKVGVFKPIASQPNAGKAVYLFLPFKSLDQYVGLEDKLAKDQAYQTAGSAYIQASHTSPPYKRIETSLLQAMSGQPKFAESKLTNAKKERVYELRSYEAATERLYKQKVKMFNSGEMDIFEKLNCSPIFYGETIAGANMPNLVYMTTHENMDIRNEHWKQFGADPDWAGMKDLPEYANTVSRNDTKLLYPAEYSDL encoded by the coding sequence ATGAAAGCAAAAAAACTGTTCTCCTTATGTGCCATAGCAGTGGCATTTGTCATGAGCACAAATCTTATGGCACAAAAGAGAGATTTCTATGAATTGCGAACCTACCATATAGAAAATGCGGAACAGGAGGCAATGCTGGACGACTACCTGGCCAATGCTTTTATACCCGCCGCCCACAAGCATGGTATAGCGAAAGTAGGGGTTTTCAAACCCATAGCCTCCCAGCCCAATGCTGGCAAAGCAGTTTATCTTTTCCTGCCATTCAAGTCACTGGATCAATATGTGGGACTGGAAGATAAACTGGCAAAAGATCAGGCTTATCAGACCGCTGGAAGTGCTTACATCCAAGCTTCACATACCAGCCCTCCCTACAAACGAATCGAAACCTCCCTGCTCCAGGCAATGAGCGGACAGCCTAAATTTGCAGAATCAAAACTGACCAACGCTAAGAAGGAGAGGGTGTATGAACTGAGAAGTTATGAAGCTGCCACGGAGCGCCTTTATAAGCAGAAAGTGAAAATGTTTAATTCTGGGGAAATGGATATCTTCGAAAAGTTAAACTGCAGTCCGATCTTTTACGGAGAGACTATCGCCGGAGCTAATATGCCTAACCTGGTGTATATGACTACCCATGAAAACATGGACATCAGAAATGAACACTGGAAGCAATTCGGGGCAGACCCGGACTGGGCAGGAATGAAAGACCTTCCGGAATATGCCAATACGGTATCCCGGAATGATACAAAATTGCTGTATCCAGCGGAATACTCAGATCTTTAA